Part of the Bifidobacterium sp. ESL0775 genome is shown below.
ACGCAGCATATATCGTTACGGTCTTCGTGTCATCATTGATGGTCATAGACCACCCGATGCTGGCTATTGATCCGGCGGGAATACAATCCCCGGCTAGCAGGCTGCAGTTTTTCAAATGATTGGGTCGGCTGATACGGGTCAGATTTCAGATCTGCCACTACCTGCATGAATGATTGCTGGAGATGTGAACGCTTGAGTTTTTTAAGATCTGATTTGGCCGAGTTTTTGATGACAACGCGATAAGTCACAGCGTATCCCAATCAATATCATCGAAATCCGTGATTCCGCTATCGTCAGCACGGCGTTTTTCAGCTGTGGCGAGTGTGCCCGTGTTCTCCAGATACAAGGTTTCGATCATCGAATTCCAATCGGCACGATTGACGACTACGGCTTCCTCGTCCTTGTTGCCCCTTGCGGGAGAAATCACTACGGGTTTCCGCTGAACGTTGACATCCTTGAGAATCTGGTACAGGTTCTTCCTTGCTGCTGTCGGAGTATAAGTATCCATAATGTCCTACCTGCAATAAAGTCTT
Proteins encoded:
- a CDS encoding type II toxin-antitoxin system Phd/YefM family antitoxin, whose product is MDTYTPTAARKNLYQILKDVNVQRKPVVISPARGNKDEEAVVVNRADWNSMIETLYLENTGTLATAEKRRADDSGITDFDDIDWDTL